A stretch of the Oncorhynchus clarkii lewisi isolate Uvic-CL-2024 chromosome 9, UVic_Ocla_1.0, whole genome shotgun sequence genome encodes the following:
- the LOC139417110 gene encoding leukotriene B4 receptor 1-like: MASDLSISAPPLLPSTPALVSSSPPLSISHQIGISILVLAFVFGFPGNLFVVWSVLCRVRHRSVTCLLVLNLAAADALVLLSAPLFLHFLAGRRGWEFGAVACKTVHYLCCVNMNVSIYLICLMSMDRWLAVARPFLSQRMRTKKTLMAVLLAIWVLSFVLALPMPFYRSNLQPFLHKNISMSICMPYHWGSVSHQVFQYLFETVLGFFLPFTFIIVCYTSVICRLRSAMFQRKGRGNRLILLIIGAFALFWLPYHLVNILQVIGLLGSNGTLSNAAVLARPNVTAFAFLSSSVNPVLYVFAGSSHIRQAGLSFMAKLFEGTNSEGGTSASFSRSTRCSRSGSTAPDESSALRSLTLKLGWLGKEKDGGGDSGVELRGVEVKVNSKQELKTLTSSDQSE, encoded by the exons ATGGCGTCAGACCTCTCCATCTCCGCTCCCCCCCtgctcccctccacccctgctcttgtctcctcctcccctcctctctccatctcacaccAGATCGGTATCTCCATTCTGGTCCTGGCCTTTGTCTTTGGTTTCCCAGGCAACCTGTTCGTGGTGTGGTCGGTGCTGTGCCGTGTGAGGCATCGCTCTGTCACGTGCCTGCTCGTCTTAAACCTCGCCGCGGCCGACGCCCTGGTGCTGCTAAGCGCCCCGCTCTTCCTGCACTTCTTGGCAGGCAGGCGAGGCTGGGAGTTCGGGGCGGTGGCCTGTAAGACGGTACACTACCTGTGCTGCGTCAACATGAATGTCTCCATCTACCTGATCTGCTTGATGAGCATGGATCGCTGGCTGGCCGTGGCAAGGCCCTTCCTGTCACAGAGGATGAGGACCAAGAAAACCCTGATGGCCGTTCTGCTGGCTATCTGGGTGCTGTCATTCGTCTTAGCTCTGCCCATGCCCTTCTATCGCag taaCCTGCAGCCCTTCCTTCACAAGAACATCTCCATGAGCATCTGCATGCCGTACCACTGGGGAAGTGTGAGTCACCAGGTGTTCCAGTACCTTTTCGAGACCGTCCTGGGCTTCTTCCTCCCCTTCACCTTCATCATCGTCTGCTACACCTCCGTCATCTGCCGGCTACGCAGCGCCATGTTCCAGCGCAAGGGACGAGGAAACCGtctcatcctcctcatcatcggCGCCTTCGCTCTCTTCTGGCTGCCCTACCACCTGGTCAACATCTTACAG gtgATTGGTCTGCTGGGTAGCAACGGCACTCTCTCCAATGCTGCTGTATTGGCCCGTCCCAACGTCACGGCGTTCGCCTTCCTGAGCAGCAGTGTGAACCCTGTGCTGTATGTGTTCGCCGGCAGCTCCCACATCCGCCAGGCCGGCCTCAGCTTCATGGCCAAGCTGTTCGAGGGCACCAACTCCGAGGGAGGTACCTCCGCCTCCTTCTCCCGCAGCACGAGGTGCAGCCGGAGTGGTTCCACAGCCCCGGACGAGAGCTCCGCTCTGCGCTCGCTGACACTCAAGCTGGGGTGGTTGGGGAAGGAAAAGGATGGGGGTGGGGATAGTGGAGTGGAGCTGCGTGGAGTTGAGGTCAAGGTTAACTCCAAGCAGGAGCTCAAGACTTTGACATCCAGTGATCAGTCAGagtag
- the LOC139415965 gene encoding leukotriene B4 receptor 2-like: MAHNQTIPQIIPPSLTKPPLSLSPFSSTTPPSLFLSASNHVLNTTMSVFATNQSIVGNTTSTTVGALILGLVFLLGVPGNLFIIWSILARARRRSVTTLLILNLAVADGSLMALTPFFIVYLVKKTWIFGDIMCKILFYLCLANMYASIQLIMLMSLHRLVAVVWPRRVAALAGRKAVLRAVLVLWILVLVSSIPALLFRHKLTATYPNGRNRMVCESFHKKQSQVVLQYTLETVLGFVVPYGLIVGSYICILRRIRQTRFRRRIHSEKLILTIVVTFGIFWLPYHVINIVQVAAALSPQDSAIKARLDPIWQSCRAVTSALAFISSCANPVLYTFAGKSYIRREGFAFMARLFEGTALDSGTRKNRQNSQNSRERDRDAEGLKEKEGELESTTSANVVSPICVKPVKNVK; the protein is encoded by the exons ATGGCCCACAACCAAACAATCCCCCaaatcatccctccatccctcacaaAACCCCCCTTGTCCCTTTCTCCGTTCTCCTCCACTACGCCCCCCTCCCTGTTCCTTTCAGCCTCCAACCACGTCCTTAACACCACCATGTCTGTTTTCGCGACGAACCAAAGCATTGTGGGTAATACCACCTCCACAACCGTAGGGGCACTCATCCTGGGTCTGGTGTTTCTCCTTGGCGTCCCCGGCAACCTCTTCATCATCTGGAGTATCCTGGCACGCGCCCGCCGTCGCTCTGTCACCACCCTCCTCATCCTCAATCTGGCAGTGGCCGACGGCTCGCTCATGGCGCTCACGCCGTTCTTCATCGTGTACCTTGTGAAGAAGACATGGATTTTTGGCGATATCATGTGCAAG ATACTCTTCTACCTGTGCCTGGCCAACATGTACGCCTCCATCCAACTGATCATGCTGATGAGCCTGCACAGGCTGGTGGCCGTGGTGTGGCCGCGGCGTGTTGCTGCCCTCGCTGGCCGGAAGGCAGTACTGCGGGCGGTGCTGGTACTGTGGATCCTGGTGCTGGTCTCATCCATCCCCGCGTTGCTGTTCAGGCACAAACTGACGGCCACGTACCCCAACGGGAGGAACCGTATGGTGTGTGAGTCATTTCACAAGAAGCAGAGTCAA GTGGTGCTCCAGTACACGTTGGAGACGGTGCTGGGATTTGTAGTTCCTTACGGGTTGATTGTAGGCAGCTACATCTGCATCCTGCGGAGGATCAGACAAACCAG gtTCAGGAGGAGGATCCACAGTGAGAAACTCATCCTAACCATCGTGGTCACCTTTGGAATCTTCTGGCTGCCCTACCATGTCATCAACATTGtgcag GTTGCCGCAGCACTTTCTCCTCAAGATTCAGCTATAAAAGCAAG ACTGGACCCTATCTGGCAGTCCTGCCGTGCGGTCACATCAGCCCTGGCATTCATCAGCAGCTGTGCCAACCCGGTCCTCTACACCTTCGCCGGCAAGTCCTATATCCGGCGGGAAGGCTTTGCCTTCATGGCCCGTCTGTTCGAGGGCACTGCGCTGGACTCTGGGACCAGGAAGAACCGACAGAACAGCCAGAAcagccgagagagagacagggatgcagaGGGGCTGAAAGAAAAGGAAGGAGAGCTAGAATCCACGACCAGCGCCAATGTTGTGAGCCCCATCTGTGTGAAACCTGTGAAAAATGTCAAATAG